Proteins from one Candidatus Hydrogenedentota bacterium genomic window:
- a CDS encoding DUF4384 domain-containing protein — MQDSHGIILTLLETIEHVKGPIGRLELCCQHWRSERPAARSVAASRGVTYAGDPAVRSSLVEHLVTDASPPREPLTEGYDDVLSVGEYVHVEGRSPVDGYLHLFNLGTSGACLKLAPSQEFPDNRVDAGQVFEVPSPQFVGNDKFPKGVWEECGPTTAAAGQPERILFLLTRENISLEIADLHPQLQGRDLYTPRGSRGAGFSGPVKRERAKLFQLDPDDWEYGLLSFNVLSR, encoded by the coding sequence ATGCAAGACAGCCACGGCATCATCCTCACGCTGCTCGAAACCATTGAGCACGTGAAAGGGCCGATAGGCCGGCTCGAGCTCTGCTGCCAGCATTGGCGGTCCGAGCGGCCTGCCGCGAGATCGGTTGCGGCTTCGCGCGGCGTAACGTACGCAGGCGACCCCGCCGTTCGGAGTTCCCTCGTTGAACACCTCGTGACGGATGCGTCCCCGCCGCGGGAGCCGCTGACGGAGGGGTACGACGATGTCCTTTCCGTGGGCGAATACGTGCATGTCGAGGGCCGCAGTCCGGTGGATGGTTATCTGCACCTGTTCAATCTGGGCACGAGCGGCGCCTGTTTGAAGCTGGCCCCGTCGCAGGAATTTCCTGACAACCGCGTTGACGCAGGGCAAGTATTCGAGGTGCCTTCGCCTCAGTTCGTCGGAAACGACAAGTTTCCCAAGGGTGTCTGGGAAGAATGCGGGCCCACCACTGCGGCGGCCGGCCAGCCCGAACGCATTCTGTTCCTGTTGACGCGTGAGAATATCAGCCTCGAGATCGCCGACCTCCATCCCCAACTGCAGGGGCGCGATTTGTACACGCCGCGGGGGAGCCGCGGCGCGGGTTTTTCGGGGCCTGTAAAGCGCGAACGGGCCAAGTTGTTCCAACTGGACCCCGACGATTGGGAATACGGGCTGCTCAGTTTCAACGTCCTTTCGCGGTGA